The Sus scrofa isolate TJ Tabasco breed Duroc chromosome X, Sscrofa11.1, whole genome shotgun sequence genome has a segment encoding these proteins:
- the LDOC1 gene encoding protein LDOC1 has translation MVDELVLLLHALLMRHRALSIENSQLMEQLRLLVCERATLLRQVRPPSCPVPFPETFNGESSRLPEFIVQTASYMLVNENRFCNDAMKVAFLISLLTGEAEEWVVPYIEMDSPILGDYRAFLDEMKQCFGWDDDEEDDEEDEEADY, from the coding sequence ATGGTGGACGAGCTGGTACTGCTGCTGCACGCGCTCCTGATGCGGCACCGCGCCTTGAGCATCGAGAACAGCCAGCTCATGGAACAGCTGCGGCTGCTGGTGTGCGAGAGGGCCACCCTACTGCGCCAGGTACGTCCGCCGAGCTGCCCGGTGCCCTTCCCCGAAACGTTTAACGGTGAGAGCTCCCGCCTCCCTGAGTTTATCGTGCAGACGGCGTCTTACATGCTCGTCAACGAGAACCGGTTCTGCAACGACGCCATGAAGGTGGCATTCCTAATCAGCCTGCTCACCGGGGAAGCCGAAGAGTGGGTGGTGCCCTACATTGAGATGGATAGCCCCATCCTAGGTGATTACCGGGCCTTCCTCGATGAGATGAAGCAGTGTTTTGGCTGGGATGACGACGAAGAAGACGAcgaagaagatgaagaagctgatTACTAG